TTTGGAGCAAGTTGTAAACATGGTTCTGAACTCCTTTCAAAATCCACATCCTCGTGTGAGATGGGCTGCTATTAATGCAATTGGGCAGCTTTCAACTGACTTGGGCCCGGATCTACAGGTTCAGTATCATCAAAGGGTGCTACCTGCACTAGTTGTAGCCATGGATGATTTCCAAAATCCTCGCGTACAGGTTTGTAAATTTTGTTGAACTATTATACCTTGAATCTGGACATGATGACTTTGATATGGTCCATTTATTTGAGTACTGGAAGAAAATTTCATTAGTCTGTTAGTTTACTGCCAGAAGAGATTTAAATTCCTATTGTTTATTCACAACATATGTTATTATGTTTCCTGGAAAATTAGAAAATGACTTCCCTAAACATTGCGAttaattacataatcaatgtactGGTATCACTTCCTATTCACGCCTAAACCCTGCCATCAGCTCCCTAAACCCTgtgattattaaaatttataaatgtgAAAGACCTAATAGAAATAGAATTCTGGTGCCTCGGCCTTTATCATGGACTGCATAGTGCATATTCATCATAAGTGGCAAATCTGCAATGTTGGTAGGTTTTTATGTGGGTATTGGATTAAAAAACTTACGCCAAACTCAATAGGAGAACCACCTTGTCAAGCTGTAAGAGATCAAGGTATTATTTACAATTCCGAGTAGTTTTGTTTGGAAAAAAACTTGGGTGGTTTGGTTTCAAATTGTAGAAGAGTATGGGTATTTTGCATTGATTTCATATTTTCTTTTAGTatttaaaacaattattttaagCCTGCTTTATACCTTATCGACTATTGTCATAATTAGTCCggctttttatttaaaattctttCACTTGTATTTTCGTTGCCTTATTTGATCTTTGAATGTCCATTTGTCTTGCATACTGCTAATGCACATTACatataataaattcataattttatttgctTCTAGATTTATCATAGTTATTTTGCATCTTATCTTGCAGGCACATTCTGCTTCTGCGGTGCTGAACTTTAGTGAGAATTGCACCCCAGAGATTCTGACGCCATACTTAGATGTGATAGTGCACAAGCTGCTACTACTTCTACAGGTTCAGTTGCAGATAAATATAGTCGCTAATCCTACATTAAATTTGTTTCCAAGTTAGCATATGAtagttctttttttaaaaaaaattgttatcaATTGCAGAACCCTAAGCAAATGGTGCAGGAGGGAGCCTTGACCGCTTTGGCTTCAGTTGCTGATTCTTCTCAGGTATGCTAATGTTGTAATGTCTCTTTAAGTTAAAACTAGTCGCCTTGCATATATGCTGATCCCAGAGAATATTTACGTCGCAGGAGCACTTCCAGAAATACTATGATGCTGTTATGCCTTACCTGAAAGCTATATTAGTGAATGCAACAGACAAGTCTAACCGTATGCTTCGTGCCAAAGCAATGGAGTGCATTAGCTTAGTTGGAATGGCAGTTGGAAAGGAGAAATTCAGAGATGATGCCAAGCAGGTAAAGGACAACATATCTATGTTCTGAGTGGTGCTTCTTTGTGAACATATTTCTGACGTTACTTACCGTGATTTGTAGCCTTTATCTTTTACTTTCCTCTATGTAAATGATGTTTACTGTAAGTTTGTTGGTCAAACTCGAATTGCGGCTTTTGATCCATGTTGAGATTTACATTTGGCTAGCGGCCATTTGACTTTTTGCAGTTGTCAGcatgatattatttttttctttgttaTGCTAGGTCATGGAAGTGCTTTTGTCGTTGCAAGGATCGCAAATGGAGACAGATGATCCAACTACCAGTTACATGCTACAGGTAGCTATTCCTGGAAGTCGAAGAGTTCAAATGTTCTGATATGTTTGGCATATCAAATTTGACTAGTATATTTTACTCTATTGCAGGCATGGGCCAGACTTTGTAAGTGCTTGGGACAGGATTTTCTTCCTTACATGAGCGTGGTCATGCCTCCTTTGCTTCAGTCCGCGCAGCTAAAGCCTGATGTGACCATAACATCTGCTGATTCAGATGATGAAGTCGATGTATCAGATGATGAGAGGTTTCTTTTATTTGcgatatttttgtattttatactgaagCTTCTCTATATTTGTTACTAGGCAGATGAACATATACTTCAAGAATCAAGTTGTCTTTCTTGTCGTATAAAGAAATAATGTTAGTGTATTGATCGCCTTTATAAAATGCTTATATTTCGTTATGAACTTATTTGGCTTCTGGATCTTACACCTTATTGATCTTTGCTCTGAGTAACAGTTGTATTTTTGTATGTAATTTTAAACCACAGgtttatgattgtgacattcaTTCAAAACCTACTTACTGTTTGAATGGGATTTGTGTTGAAATTTTGATTAatgataataaattttatttcaatttagGTTTTTGTGCTCATTTTCACTAGTGCGCCAGTACTCACTTCGCTTCCTGAGCTTCCTGTTTGGATGTAGTATTTTGATTTGCAAATAAATCATGCTTTTAGCTGCCATACATTTCACTGAATGATATTCTAGATTGCTTTAACGTTTCTCCATATCGCAGCATGGAGACTATAACACTCGGGGATAAAAAAATTGGAATCAAGACCAGTGTCCTGGAAGAGAAGGCCACGGCTTGTAATATGCTGTGCTGCTATGCGGATGAGTTGAAGGAAGGTTTCTACCCATGGGTTGATCAGGTTGGTGAAGATGGATTTGTTTTTTGCTTTATTTGTCTGATGATGGCCCCAATTTTAAGTTTTCTTTGCTAACTATGATTATAGGTGGCTCCAACATTGGTCCCCCTTTTAAAGTTTTACTTCCACGAAGAAGTCCGGAAGGCTGCTGTTTCAGGTGATATAGAATTTGGTTTTCGTAATTTCCTACTTGTAGGAAATATCTCAATTGCTAATTCTGTTCGGGTCCTTCATTTTGTATTTATAGCAATGCCTGAGCTATTGAGGTCTGCAAAATTGGCTGTGGAGAAAGGGATTGCTCAGGGGCGTAATGAGACATACGTTAAGCAGTTGTCTGACTACATAATTCCTGCTATGGTGGAAGCTTTGCATAAGGTTCTAGTTACAGTTAATTAAATGCTAGCATTTGTTGAAACTTGACTCTGATTACTACTGTCGATATCTGGATGTTGAGAAGTGTTTATTGTCTGTTCCTGCAGGAACCTGATACGGAGATATGTGCAAGTATGTTGGACTCATTAAACGAATGTCTGCAGGTGAACTTTATTCTAAAATAGAATGTTCCTTCTTTTAATATACATTCTTGTATGGAGTGCATATGgagttaaatttaatttatatttgttCAAATATTACACTCTTCTTCCTTCGAGCCTAGGGGTGAAATAGAGGAGAGTCAAGCTGAGTATATCCTAGTTTTCAGGCTTGAGGTCAAGCTTCAATGTTGAATGAGCCAGTCCAAGCTCGATCgaattgaaaacacaaaaaactATATTCAAGCTCAGCTTGAACAAACGGAACAAATGTTTGTCTCATAATTTTATCTGGCTAAGTAATTACTTGAAGTTTCGACTGTATTTGAAAAGATTGTCTTTCATAATATTCTGGATTTGTATTTTGCATAATTTTGTCAATAAATTCATTATTTGCCATATTAACTTTACTTCCAGATTTCGGGTCCGCTGCTAGATGAGAGTCAGGTTAAAAGCATTGTGGATGAGTTAAAACAGGTTATCACAGCTAGTTCTAGCAGAAAAGGAGAGAGAGCTGAGAGAACCAAATCTGAAGATTTTGATGCCGAGGAAGGAGAATTCCTTAAAGAGGAAAACGAGCAAGAGGAAGAAGTATTTGACCAAGTTAGTGGACTATAGACTAGGCATTCAGAATATAATTGCTATCATTTTTTTTCCAAGTCAATATCAGTTAAAAATAAGAAACTGAGGATTCACTAGTTGTTTATGTGTCTTTCTGGTTCAGGTTGGTGAAATCGTaggaactttgatcaaaacatTTAAGACTTCTTTCTTGCCTTTCTTTGATGAACTCTCATCATACCTCATGCCAATGTGGGTAAGTTTGCCTCCTAAATCTGCTTGTCAGTATCACTTGTTTTTTCCTCTCTAATTTTAGTTACTtccttttattttttcttttgcaAAATTTTCAGGGAAAAGATAAAACAGCTGAAGAGAGACGGATTGCTATATGTATCTTTGATGATTTGGCCGAGCAATGCCGTGAAGCAGCTCTAAAGTATGTTTTTAAGCTGTAACGTTGTCCAAATTTTATTGTTATCGTGAAACTCTACGGCTCTACCACATTTCTTCTTTTTTGTGCAACCAGGTATTATGACACTTATCTTCCTTTCCTATTGGAAGCATGCAATGATGAAAGCCCAGATGTCCGACAGGTTTATTGAAACTCATTCCACGATATTTTTATCTAAAGTTATGTTGCTGTGTGATCAGCATCTAAATGCTTACTGGTATTTTCAGGCTGCTGTGTATGGGATTGGGATTTGTGCAGAATTTGGTGGTTCTGTGGTTAAACCACTTGTTGGAGGTAAGCCGAGTAGCAAAAAGGCCTGTAAAATAGATATTTAAGCTTGATATTTTGCTGATTCAACCTTGTGCATTTGCCTGCTTCAGAGGCTCTTTCAAGGCTCAATATAGTTATTAAGCATCCTAATGCCTTACAACAAGACAATGTAATGGCATACGACAATGCTGTTTCGGCTCTGGGCAAAATATGCCAATTTCATCGCGACAGCATCAATTCAGCGCAGGTTGTTTATTATGACCTTCCTGCAGAACATTTCAATTCTGATTCAATACTTCCTCTCTTTCCACACTATATCAAATTCTTACGAGTAATTACTCTTTAACACAGGTGGTTCCTGCCTGGTTGAGTTGCTTGCCGATAAAGGGTGATCTTATTGAAGCAAAAGTTGTTCACGACCAGCTTTGCTCAATGGTTGAGAGGTTGGGATTTGATATGCTCACGATCGGTGTTTTTTTTCAATCTTTTCGCTGTTAATTAAATTACTGCTAACTTTTATGTTAACATGTATATTTTTGTTCAGGTCTGATACGGACCTTTTGGGTCCCAACAATCAGTTCCTCCCAAAAATTGTTACCGTGTTTGCTGAGGTTAGTCTGTGAGCTATTCTAGTACACAGAAAATTACCAAATATGCTAGTCCATCATTTGGTACTCCAAATATGTGATGGTCATATAACTCAATTTAGTTTTCGTGGTCATATGTTGACATTAATTGTGATAGGTTTCTCTCACAACATTTGTTTTAAAGTTTGCATTTTCTCATCATTCTCCAATATCTCATCATCTGGCAAATGCTGTTTTGACACAAATCTTTCTCATTCTTAATAGACGAGATCGCACCTTCTCAACGTTCTTAAAGTTGAATCTAAATACCACTAATGAATATAGATATTATTGCTTGTATTTTTATCCGACCATAATATTAGCTGTTGAGTGCTTGTGAAAGCTTTCACCAGTAAGGAAAATTTGAAATGTTTTTGTATTTCAGGTTCTGTGTGCAGGTAAGGATCTAGCCACAGAGCAAACTGCTGGTCGAATGATTAATTTATTAAGGCAACTACAACAGACTCTTCCTCCGTCTGTTCTGGCCTCGACGTGGTCCTCCTTGCAGCCACAGCAGCAACTTACATTGCAGTCAATTTTGTCATAGTGGTGCTCATGGCCGATGATGGGGAATTCTTCGTATGAAGTCACCTGTCTGACCGATGTGTGCCAATAATTATATTTGTTTGCTTGATTCTTTGGATGAGATGCTTGCAACATTTATTTTTCGTACATACACCAACCCGTCGTTGGGTGATTATTGGAGTCTAAATGCCTTTTCATGTTTGGATGTAGATTACTTTATAGTGTACATTATTACCTGCAGTTCGTCTCATTTATGAGTTCAACAAGCTACAAGGAAAATGAGACCAGGAAATGGCCTCATGGTTGGGGCTTTTTTCATTTGCACGGTTTTGTTTGCCAATTGTGATGTTTGAGGGTTGTAAAAGAGTCTTGTCTCAGTTTTGATCCCATCATTTTGTCCTTTAGAGCACAGATTGTTATATTGCACGCATTAAATACAATtggtatattattatttttcggCTTTGATTATTATATTGAATATGTAGTTGGAATCTAGCCCTGGGAGGATGTAATTTTCCCCATAACGGGATTTTATATGCGCGGCCGTGGATAGGAAAGATGGTAACAGCTAACCGGAACCGTCGAATGTGTGCCGCGGGTTTAAAGCTTCAATCTCTAATTCTTTGACCAATCACTTTCACTTCAAACTTGTTTTAATAAACCCTTCCAACTACTTATTTTGATGGTCGTTACATTTTGTTAGCTTATGGAAGTTGAGATTCCTACGGGACGGCATGCGTCTATAGATTCTGTATCACACTACCTACCAATAAAGTAGCGAGTTGTTTTTCCCCCCCATTTCTCAATCCAAACTACATGGCCCatttgttttcctttgtttaATGTGTATCCAAATTGCAGTCTAAAGGGATGCCTAATTTTTACACTTTTTTGGGTAAAAAACACACAAGAAAATAGGAACGCCTTTTACTTTTTGGTTGCCCATGTAGACAAAAAACAGCAAAAATACTAAGCTCGCCCACCAAGGATAAAAGGTATACATCGTCTTTAACTAAAGTTTGCCTTGGTCTTTCGTTTGTCTAAGACTTGGTATTTGTTTATTAGCAATCCGTCATCATGCCTCtatcaaaaattaaatatcTTGTATGTTGTGCATTTTCTTTACGGATACACATCATCTGACATTGACATGTTGATTCATTGTACTTACCTAATGTCTATTATGACGAATTGAGTCTTTGTAAATACACATATGTAGCTTATCATGTGACGAAACTTGTGCCATTACAATTTTTTAACATTGAAGCTTATCCACCCATATAAAGATAGGCCAAAACCAACCCTCTTTTCCCCTCTAAAATTGAAGGCAACACAAAGAACGTGTTGAGCAGCATTAAGTCATGGGATTAAGCATGCCTTGCAGAAATGCAGCACAAAGCGTAAAACAAGTACATAAATTTAAAACTACCAATGTAGTTAAATAATCAACATACTGCTCATGATTCATGACATATTCCTCCACTCAAAAGAGAAAAATCAGCCAACCATCAGcaaaaaaacaaaattcaattcccccccacccccccatcccccacttatataaacACCCCTCGTCTCCATTTGTATTTTATTCAAGACCCTTTGCTCTAAAACAGAGTAATATCATGGAATTTCAGTTTCAGAACACTGTTAACAACAGACATAGCTCATCTAGATCAAGAAATGTTCAAGGCACCAGTGGAAACAAGTTCGTTGGTGTGAGACAAAGGCCTTCTGGAAAATGGGTAGCCGAAATCAAGAACACGACTCAGAAGATTAGAATGTGGCTTGGCACGTTCGATACGGCTGAAGAGGCTGCTCGGGCCTATGATGAAGCAGCGTATCTCCTTCGTGGATCAAACACGCGTACCAATTTTTTGACCAACATCCCTTGTAACCCGGCTCTCTCAATGAAAATCCGAAACCTTGTCAACCAAAAAAGAAGCCAGAACAAGGCCAAACCTGCTGGTCTTCCCTCTTCAAGTAACATAGCCATAGGGAAATGCAAAAAACAAGAAACTATTGTATCCAATGTTTCAGCTAGTACTTGTGCCAAAAATGGTGTTACTACCTCGAATCCCACCGCATTTGAGGACGCGTATAAGCCAGACTTGAGCTGCTTTTTACCTCAAGATTTCAGTACGTGTAATAGAGATCATTCAACTTTTGTCATGGATTTCGACAAGTTCATTCTTGAACAAGAATGTTCTGATCTTCCGGGAAGAGTTGGCGAGGTGATGAATGATGCACAGTTCCAAGATTTCGAATGGATGAAAGTCGAACAACATATATCGGCATCTCTGTGTGCAGTGAACGGGATCAGTGAATACTGGGAAAATTCCAATAATAATCTTGAGATGCTATCTGGATATAAATTCTAATGTAAAAAATGCAAGTTCAAAGGTAGAGATGTAGCttgaatatatataaattttgaaagttGATGTGAGTCAATATAATGGTTGATATTTGTTAAAGTTACTCTCTGTTCTTTTGTTTGAATTACTTGTTGCGAAAACACATCAATCAAAGGCGGATTTCTTCAAGGGAAACTAGAAATGATCTTGAACCTTTCGTCGGATGCAGTTCTCTGGAATTTTACGAATAACATTTAAGACAAAACAAAGGATACTCGTTATATTCTTCTTGGTTTATATGTTTGGATCAGGACATACGAGGATGATTTAATGTAAACAATAGGAAATAGCTAATTAGACGTgggtcaattttaatattttcttgtgATTAACTATCGACACATTGTCTTaatgtattattattatgaatCAGAAAATACATCTGTCATCAGATTATATATATGAGCAAAAATAACTGCTAATTAACGACCAAACAACAATTTCTATACACCATACAATAAACTTCCGCAGTATTTgcaataatttattttgaatGTTTCCAAACTTCTAGCCAATGAATGTTTGGAAATGATATTTATAAACACTTAAAATAAACTATTACAAATATTATCTTGGTTTGTAAATGTTTTTAATAGCTAGCCATCTTGGACATGACAACTGGcgaacattttttttttaaacttttgtTGCATCTTGTGTGCGAGAAATAGTACTCTAGTAAGAAGTTGAGAGAAGGCATTTGGATGCTGAGATCATCGATGTTCCAGTTACTAGTGTGGTGGAAGTGAATTGAGAAACTTGTCATGTGAAAGAGGCTCCCAGCAATCTTGATTCCGACAAAGATAATGCAGAGCCGGAGACCGTGAAGGAAGTGTTGGTTGAGAGTAATGTGAAGCATGGGATCGTGGAATGGAAAAAGATGGAGGGCGAGGGGGACGCTAGTAGAAGAAAAGGATAGATTTTGGTGGATTCTGGTGAGGAAGAGATATTGGGTGAATCGAAGGAGGAATGGGAGGGTGGGAGTTCTGTTGAAGAACAAGATAAGACAATGGATGTTGAGAGAAATGAGGAGGATACGAGGAAACTCAGTTGTATGACTGAAAAAAGATGCAATTGCAGATGCTTAATGCTTTGACAAACAAGGTGAATTTGTTGGAAAAGCACATGTATGGGACAAGTTAAGGAACATAAAGAAGAAGAACAAGTATGCTCCTACTTTTATAGATTATTAGACATAAAGAAATGATATGTGATCAAAATGGAAAGGTGCTTATATGCGGTTTTGGCAATATCTCCCAGCAGCACTTccaatttccaaaaaaaaaaaaattgattttcttGCACACATAGAGTCcattcaaactttatttttatcTGGAAGTGTTATCTTTCCATTAGAAGAACGAACTTTATTACACTTCTCTAGGTAacttatgatttttattttttgattaaGAAGAGGTAACTCTCAACTAGAAGAACAATTTCATTAGATTGTCTTAGGTAGCTTTTCcattatttttcttcttttatggaacaaaatatttttgtttgtgtttttttccctttttgctCAATATTTTCAAGTCATTTTTCACATATGATAAGGTCATGAAGTATACGAAAATCCATCAACTACATTGTGACTTATATAGGGCACATTTCAAGGCCAAGTGTGTCTATTGAAATAGAACTGAGAAATTGAAAGCACATTAGGAAATAACCATcacaatataaatatttaacaaTATATGATGAATGATTTAATGCAATATGTCTAACATCCTATAGATCCATATCATTTGGGTGTTGTCTTGGATTTTGCAGCATCGAAGAAAACACCAGTGAGTGATTATCATGCGCACAAACTGATATACTTCCAAAGATTGAAAAATATCTCGAAatctaatatttttttgaaaatatttgtcaGTTGGTTATCGGTTTCAACAAATTCCATTCAAATAATTCCTTTCTCAACCAAATCGAATAAAGTAGTGTCTAATGTCAACGGGTTTTGAGCGAGAGTGTTGTAttggatttttttaaatgtcaATTGTACTTGAGTTGTCACAGTAAAAAAATCAAGGTTTCAATGTGGAAACCAGATTCCTCTACTACTTGGTTCATCCACAAGATCTGTGAACAACAGCAACCAGCTTCCACATATTCAGATTTAGCAGTTGAAATAAATATACATTTTTGCTTCATGTTGTACCATGATACCAAGTTATTGCCTAGGTAAAAGCATTCATCTTTGGTACTTTTCCtatcatctaaatatctaaCCCCAATCAGCATCATTAAACTCAACTAAATATCTAGCACATAGACAGACACTAAACATGATCTTAGGATTAGCTTAATATCTAGCACATAGACAGACACTAAACATGATATCAGGACAACTCATGGTTAAATAAAGAATAATGCCAATGATACTATTGTACATGATATTGTCAACACTTTAGGCGACATCGTCCTTACACAACCTTTCACTCGATCTCATTGGGGGTTTTCATGTGCTTAACATGTTCACTAGAGAATTTCTTTACCAGATTCTTTGCATATTTGCTTTGAAACAGAAAAATTCTATCATGAAATTGTTTAATTTAAAGCACAATAAAGAAACTCAATTCTCCAACTATACTCATGATTTCAAACGTGGACGACAAGCATTCAACAAAATCATCAACATGCTTCTGAAAAGACCCACAAAAGATTATATCATCCACTTAAATTTGACATATGAGTATATCAACCTTcaacttttgaataaaaagaattttatcaacctcacctcgtttgaagatTATGTTAAATAGATATTCAGTCAGCATACCATACCATGCATGTGGAGCCTGCTTCAGTCCATATAATGTCTTATTTAGCTTGTAGACATGGTCCAAGTGGTGTGAATCTTCAAATCTTTTTGGTTGACTCACATAAGCTTCATCATTCAAAATGATTcaaaaatgcacttttcacatccatttgataaattttaatCCCCATATGGCATGCAATGGCAAGCAACAATCAGACTGACTCAATGCAGACTAGAGGAGCGAAGGCTTAATCAAATCAACCATCTCAAGCTACATATACCCTTGAGCAACCAACCGAGCTTTATTTCTAACAACATTTTCCCGACTCATTAGTTTTGTTACTAAAAATTCTTTAGTTCCAAACACATTATCATTTTTAGGTCTTGGAACTAGATCTCACCCATTATTGAAGACAGATTTTTCAAGTTCGTCGTGCATAACATTTAtccaaaattcatcttttatgaCTTCATTAATATTCTTTGTTTCAATGTGTGAGACAATGCATGAATATCTTACCAGATAGTATATCGAAATCATGTATATTAACTAAATTATCTTTCGGAAGTCAAATTTCTCCTTCTGTTGAGTTTGCATGTCTCTGTGTATAGCTTCTATGATTTGTGATGAGGGATGatctttttgaaattttttgggAATATCCTTCTTAACACTGTTCACACCCTCATCATTATGCAGCGTTTAATTGCTTTGTATATCATCCTCGGATCTGCCATTTTTAGTGGAGGTGTTGTCTCGGGTGTAACAACATCGGGCACAACATCTGTCTTGACAAGTGGCTCGGATGTTTCTAGTAAACCATCTACATCATCCTCGATTGTCTTTCCTATCAGATCTGCAAGACCATCAGACACAACATTAATTGATTTCATAGTCAGTCATCCTAGTTCTTAGATTAAACATTCAATATGCATGACTATTAGTTGAGTATCCAAAGAACAAAAATTTATCGCTCTCAGTATCAAACTTGGCTAGGTTATCTCTGTCATTTATTACATAGCATATacaaccaaaaacatgaaaatattttatgtggaGCCTCTTTCCATGATGATCTCATAGGATGTCATCATTGCATCATTCATTAAATATACGTGAttggaattatgatatgatgcgTTTAAGGCTTCAGCCCAAAagcgttttgaaatatttttcgaacTCAACATGAGCCGAACCATCTCTTGCAAAGTTTGGTTCTTTTGTTCGGCTATGTCGTTCTGTTGAGGGGTCTTTGGTGAAGATAAATCGCGTGTTATATCTTTTTTTCATACAAAGATGTAAAATGTGAGTTCTCATTTCTTACCATGGTCAGTTTTGATCTTACCAACCATCAAATTGTGCAGATTAGTAATCCAAGCAAGTAATTTTCTAAATGCATCAACACGAGTTTTCGTACCTTTCTGCCATGCTTCACACACATGGTATTCTAGAGGCTAGATTAGGAATACATCACACAACATCGTATTTTGCTAGATTCTTCAATATCTTGAAGTTTGCATGACCCAACTTTTGATACCACAGATCTAGTTCACTTACCTTTGTGTGTTTGCAAACATCTTCCCCTCCTAGTTGATAGCAGTTATCGGTAGATCTTGTACCTGTTATAAAATAAGCATTAGTTTTATCAAAGATGTTATGAATCTGATCGGGTAGGATGTGATAAATCTTGGGATGAGAGTTATATAGGTGTGTTTTTTCGA
This Primulina eburnea isolate SZY01 chromosome 2, ASM2296580v1, whole genome shotgun sequence DNA region includes the following protein-coding sequences:
- the LOC140823134 gene encoding uncharacterized protein; translation: MNAESSQLNQAELAAILGPDPAPFEALITHLMSTFNEQRSQAESIFNLLKQNDPNSLVLKLSHVVSYSVQPEARAMSTILLRRQLTRDDSFIWPKLSESTRATVKNILLASIQREDSKSNIRKLCDTVSELASSLLPDNQWPEILPFMFQCVTSDSPKLQESSFLMLSQLAQFIGETLLPYITDLHTVFLNVLNSSPNPDVKIAALSAVINFIQCLTSSTDRDRFQDLLPSMMRTLTEALNSGQEATAQEALELLIELAGAEPRFLRRQIVDVVGSMLQVAEANSLEEGTRHLAIEFVITLAEARDRAPGLMRKMPQFINRLFAILMKMLLEVEDDPAWHSAEVKDEDAGETGDYSVGQECLDRLSLALGGNTIVPVVSDQLPEYLSAPEWQKQHAALIALAQIAEGCSKVMIKNLEQVVNMVLNSFQNPHPRVRWAAINAIGQLSTDLGPDLQVQYHQRVLPALVVAMDDFQNPRVQAHSASAVLNFSENCTPEILTPYLDVIVHKLLLLLQNPKQMVQEGALTALASVADSSQEHFQKYYDAVMPYLKAILVNATDKSNRMLRAKAMECISLVGMAVGKEKFRDDAKQVMEVLLSLQGSQMETDDPTTSYMLQAWARLCKCLGQDFLPYMSVVMPPLLQSAQLKPDVTITSADSDDEVDVSDDESMETITLGDKKIGIKTSVLEEKATACNMLCCYADELKEGFYPWVDQVAPTLVPLLKFYFHEEVRKAAVSAMPELLRSAKLAVEKGIAQGRNETYVKQLSDYIIPAMVEALHKEPDTEICASMLDSLNECLQISGPLLDESQVKSIVDELKQVITASSSRKGERAERTKSEDFDAEEGEFLKEENEQEEEVFDQVGEIVGTLIKTFKTSFLPFFDELSSYLMPMWGKDKTAEERRIAICIFDDLAEQCREAALKYYDTYLPFLLEACNDESPDVRQAAVYGIGICAEFGGSVVKPLVGEALSRLNIVIKHPNALQQDNVMAYDNAVSALGKICQFHRDSINSAQVVPAWLSCLPIKGDLIEAKVVHDQLCSMVERSDTDLLGPNNQFLPKIVTVFAEVLCAGKDLATEQTAGRMINLLRQLQQTLPPSVLASTWSSLQPQQQLTLQSILS
- the LOC140824688 gene encoding ethylene-responsive transcription factor ERN1-like, which translates into the protein MEFQFQNTVNNRHSSSRSRNVQGTSGNKFVGVRQRPSGKWVAEIKNTTQKIRMWLGTFDTAEEAARAYDEAAYLLRGSNTRTNFLTNIPCNPALSMKIRNLVNQKRSQNKAKPAGLPSSSNIAIGKCKKQETIVSNVSASTCAKNGVTTSNPTAFEDAYKPDLSCFLPQDFSTCNRDHSTFVMDFDKFILEQECSDLPGRVGEVMNDAQFQDFEWMKVEQHISASLCAVNGISEYWENSNNNLEMLSGYKF